TGATGCTAGTATATCATATTTATTGTCTAGTTATATACAGTTTAGTCTAGTTATTTAGATGCAGTTTAACTACCCTAGCTCTCTTTTACCAGCTAGCTTAGAATAAGAAGCTGAGAGCGTTTCTGCTGGTAGAGCATCTGTGAAGGCTGACACCCATGAAAATTCTGCTGGTAGAGAATGATACATTGCTGGGTGCATCACTGATAAAAGTGTTGAAGGTAAATCATTACGCGATCGACTTGGCAGGAGATGGGCAAATTGGTTTAGACCTGGCAACCACCGTTGAGTATGACTCGATCGTGATAGATGTACAAATTCCCAAGTTAGACGGAATTAGCCTGTGTCGGCAACTGCGATCGCAGGGCTACCGCCAGCCGATTGTGCTGCTCATAGGAGACGATTCGGATGCAGTTGCCATTGCTGGATTTGATGCTGGAGCCGACGACTATATCTGCAAGCCCTATGTCCCAGAAGTTTTACTGGCAAGGATGCGAACTTTATTAAGACGCAGTGGGGCGATCGCTGCCACTATCTCTAGTCAGAACTCACGAGCTACCTTAACCTGGGGAAAGCTCTGTTTAGACCTAGATTCGGGTCGGGTTACCTTTGGCGAACAGATTATCATTTTGACTGCAACTGAATATAAACTGCTGGAATTGTTGTTGCGAAATCCCAATCGGATTTTTAGCCGGAGCGCAATTCTCGATAGGCTTTGGGGGTTTGATGATGCGCCGACCGATCGCGCCATCAACACCCATATTAAGGATTTACGCAAGAAGCTCAAAGCCGGAGGGCTAAGCGAAGAGATGATCGAAACAGTGTATGGCATGGGATATCGCCTGAAACCTGCTCCTCAACCCCCATCTCAAACCGAAGCTCTGTCGGCGCTGGCTAGGGTGTCAGCAGAGTACCGAAGTGCCCTAGAGACCCAAGTTACGTTACTGGAACGGGCAAAAACAGCCCTATTAACCGGAAGTTTGGAGCCAGAACTACGTGCAGCAGCCAAACATGAAGCTCATAAGCTTGCAGGCTCGTTAGGTTTATTTGGCTATCCACAGGGATCGAAGTTAGCTCGCTCCATTGAGCATTTGCTCCTGAGCGATCGCCTATTTCCTCCTGAAGATATCACTCGGTTTTCCGAACTGGTGATCCTCCTGCAACAAGATATCGCCAAGACTCCATCAACATCTCTATCTTCATCAACAAGTGCATCGAGTTCGACACATGAGGTGCTAGCGATCGATGATGATGCCACCTTAACGGAACGGTTAAAGGCAGAAGCTGAGGCTTGGGGGTTTAATCTGAAAATTGCGACAAATCCCGCCATTGCCCGTTGGCGGCTAGCTAAGTCAACCCCAGACGTGGTGTTACTGGACTTGAGTTTTCCTGAAAGCGAGGAAAATGGCTTAACTCTGTTGCGAGAAATCAGCGAACAATGGGCTGATTTACCAATTATTGTCTTTACCAGCAAAGATGACCTAAGCGATCGCTTAGCCGCCTCACGCTTGGGGGCACGGCAATTTCTGCACAAGTCCGCCACTATCGAGCAAATTTTTCAAGCGATCCGTCTTGTCTTGCCCAAACCTCAACCCACCGCCAAAATCCTAATCGTGGACGACGACCCGGCGATGCTGGCACTCTTATCGGCAATGCTGACTCCCTGGGGCTTAGAAATTGTTACACTTAGCGAACCGCAGCACTTTTGGAACGTCCTAGTAACAACCTCACCCGACCTGATTTTGTTGGATCTGGAGATGCCGCAGGTGAGTGGATTAGAACTCTGTCAGGTGGTAAGACAGGATGTTAAGTGGGGAGATGTGCCGATTCTGGTGGTTACTGCCCATACCGATACCGAAGCGCTTCAGCAAGCCTTTGGAGTGGGAGCAGATGACTTCATTACTAAACCCGTACTGGAACCAGAACTGGTCACGCGAATCTTGAGTCGGATCGAACGCAACCGTTTACAGCCAAGAACTGAGAATAAGAGTAGCACCGAGGAAAATCAATAATGAGGGTGTATCGGGAATTTTTATCCAAGATTAGGAGAAAAGCAACACAAGCTCAACTCTTACAGCAACAACGCCTCATCCTAGAGATAACCCAGCGCATTCGACAGTCCCTCAACTTGCCAGACATTTTGCAAACGACTGTCGATGAAGTGCGGCAATTTCTGCACGCAGATCGGGTCATTATCTTTCAGTTTTTTGACGATTGGCAGGGAATTGTAGCCGTTGAATCTTGTGGCTCTGATTGGACAGCAATCTTATCGACTAAAATCCACGATCCTTGCTTTGGTGAAACCTACATTGAATCGTTTAAACAGGGATTAGTGACGGCAAAATCTAATATTCAGACGGCTGGAATTAGTAAATGCCACCTCGAACTCTTGTCTAGTTTTCAGGTCAAAGCGAATTTAGTAGTTCCGATTTTGCAGGATGACAAGCTATGGGGATTACTGATTGCCCATCACTGTCAGGCTCCTCGCCAATGGCAGGAGGCAGAAATAGACCTGCTCAAGCAAATTTCAGCCCAGGTCAGTATCGCACTTAAGCAAGCGGAGTTGTTTGGACAGGTGCAAACTGAATTGATCGAGCGTCAGCAAGCTGAAGCTATGCTGCGGTTATTGGTCCAAAACGCACCGGCTGGGATTGCTATGTTCGATCAAGATATGCGTTATTTAATGGCAAGTCAGCGATGGGTTGAGGAATACCACCTCGATTCTGTTGCATCTGTAATTAACCAATCGCACTACGAGGTCTTTCCTGAAATTTCAGAACGGTGGCGACAGATTCATCAACGGTGTTTGGCAGGAGCGATTGAGAAATCCGACGAAGATCTCTGGCTGCGGGCAGATGGATCGCAGCAATGGATATCTTGGGAGATTCGCCCCTGGCATACCGCTACAGGTGAAATTGGAGGAATTATCATTTTTTCCCTCGACATCACGCCCCAGAAACAAAATGAAATAGCATTACAAAGACTCAACGCCGAGTTAGAACAACGGGTGGCGGTACGGACGACAGAACTTAATAACTTAAACGAGCGCCTGCTGGTTGCTTTTAAGGAACAAGCACGAACCCAAGAAGCTTTACGCGCCAGTGAAGAAAGCCGTCAATTAGCCCTGGAGTTGACTGAGATCGGGACTTGGGATTTTCATATTCCCTCTGGAGAAGCAATCTGGAGCAATAGTAAATTCACTCTCTTGGGACTCTCACCTCATGAAGCTGAGGCGAGTTACAAGCTGTGGCGCGATTGCGTTCATCCTGACGATGTTGATTGGGTAGAACAACAGCTTCAGCAGGCGATCGCCACTCAGACGGAGTATGTTGTAGAATACCGAGTGGTTTATCCCGATCTTTCAGTGCATTGGGTCGTGTCGCGGGCACGGGCAACTTATGATGAATCGGGACAACCTTTACAAATGCTGGGGGTTTTGTTTGATATTAGCGATCTCAAGCAAGCACAAATTTCCCTGCAACAGCAGACTCGACAGAAACAGTTGCTCTGGAATATTACCCAGAAAATTCGTCAATCCCTAGACTTAAATGTCGTATTGAACGCGGCGGTAGAACAGGTGCGGCAAACATTACAAGTCGATCGCGCTGCCGTTTACCGCTTTGGGCCAGATTGGAGCGGAGATTTTATTGTCGAATCAATCGATGGTGATTGGGTCAAACTGGTAAACCCCGATGTACGGAAAGTTTGGGACGATACCCACCTCCAAGAGACGCAAGGTGGACGTTTCCGAAATCAGGAAACGTTTGTGATTTCAGATATTTATACGGCGGGACTTCACTCTTGCCATATCGACCTGCTGGAACAGTTTCAAGCCAAAGCCTATGCGGTCGTCCCCATCTTCTCTGGAGAAATTTTGTGGGGACTGCTGGCAATCTATCAAAATGCGACTACTCGTGATTGGCAAACTTGGGAAATCGAGTTACTGCAACAAATTGCCAGCCAGCTTGCGATCGCGCTCCAACAATCTCAACTCTACAGTCAGCTTGAGGCAGAATTGAAAGAACGTCAGCAAGCCGCCGCCGTACTTCGTGAAGCCGAACGACGCTGGCGATCGCTGTTAGACAACGTGCAGTTGCTGGTCGTGGGACTAGACCAATCTGGTAATGTTAACTACGCCAATCCTTTCTTCTTAAGCTTGACTGGATACACAGAATCAGAAGTATTGGGCAAGAATTGGGTGGAAAACTGGTTATCACCTGCCGATCAATCCTCGGTTCTAGTTTTTTACTCCGAACTTCTCAGCCAAAATGCCGCTCCCTATTATCAAAACTCTATCTTGACTAAAGCTGGTGAGGAACGATTCATTGCCTGGAATCAGACGATGTTGCAAGACTCAAATGGAAATGTTATTGGCACCATCAGCATTGGAGAAGACATTACCGAACGGCAAAAAGTAGAACAGATTAAGAATGAGTTCATCGGCGTTGTCAGCCACGAACTTCGCACTCCCTTGAGTGCAATTCAAATGTCTCTCGGACTTTTGCAAACGGGCATTTATGCGAACAAGCCAGAAAAGGCGCAACGCATGATCGAGATTGCCCTGATGGATACCAAGCGTTTAGTAAACCTAGTCAACGACATTTTAGATTTAGAGCGTTTAGAATCTGGGCGGGCAGTATTAGACAAGACTGTTTGTCAAGCGGCTGATTTGATGCGGCAAGCTGTAGAGGGGATGCAAGCGATCGCCGCCCAGCAAAGCATTAGCCTCGTTATTGCTCCCACCGATGTCACGGTTTGGGCGGCAGCCGATACCATCGTCCAAACTTTGACCAATCTGTTGAGCAATGCCATCAAATTCTCACCCCCTCATTCAGTGATTCATCTGGCGGCAGCACGGCAAACCGACTGGGTTAAATTCCAGGTCACCGACCAAGGTCGGGGAATTCCTGCTGATAAATTAGAAACTATCTTCGGGCGCTTTCAGCAGGTGGATGCTTCCGATTCTCGCGAAAAGGGAGGTACGGGATTAGGATTGCCCATTTGCCGCAGTATTATTGAGAGTCATGGTGGTAAGATTTGGGCGGAAAGCAAACTGGGTGAAGGCTCCTCATTTTTCTTTACTTTACCCTTCCCAGCAGAGGTCGCAGATGATCGATAGAAGGATTCTGGTTGTCGATGATGAAGAACGCTTGCGGGAATTGGTTCAGGCTTGTCTGGAAGACCTAGGGGGCTGGGACACTTTGACTGCCGCCTCTGGAGAAGATGGCTTGCAAATTTTACAGACCCAATCGGTAAATGCGATTTTGCTGGACGTGTCAATGCCAGGGATGGATGGTGTGGCTGTGTACGAACGGCTGCAAGCTAATCCCATTACCAAGTCAATTCCAGTTATTTTGCTAACGGCAAAGGTTTTACCGAGCGATCGCGCCAAATTTGCCCAGATGGGAGTTGCTGGGGTGATCTCTAAACCCATTGAACCTACAACGTTAGTGGCAGAAGTAGCAGAGGTCTTAGGCTGGAATCAATAGCTGGTAATCTTGATCGCTAAATAGCCGTCTTTACTAAATCTTCATCTTTGGTGTTTAGGATGATGGTGGTTCAGTCAAAGTCCACAATAATGCAAGATTATAGGTGGTGAGTATGACCACCAAAACGGTGTTATTGATTAATAATGACCCGAATCTGCGGGAAGTGATGCAAGCTTGTTTAAGCCATATCGGTGGATGGCAAGTATACAGTATCGCTTCTCCTTTAGAAGGGCTACAGCGTGCCATCCAAGAGCAACCAGACGCGATCCTTTTCGCTCTCTCAACAACTAGCATAAGTTTTCTCACTTTTTTGAAAGAGTTGCGTAACCAACCTAAAACTCAGACTATTCCCGTTGTATTAATAGCTCCTGGAGAAAAATGGCTTAATTTTCCACTTTTGCAGCACTACCAGGTGCTAGGGGTGATTGATGATTTATCCAATCCCAAGAAGTTTTCGGAACAAATTGCCAAGTTGCTGGACTGGAAAGAAGAAATATTTAGTAATTCTGATTAAATAATATTTTAGGGCAATTATACTGCAATTTTCTGGAATTTAGACTGGTAAATCCTCTCTTTTAAGTGTGAAAATTAGATTTAAAAGAGTGTTGCCTAACTTCATTAATTTTTAAGAAATGTTTCGATTTGCCATGCTACTTTAACATTGAGAAAATCTTTACCAGTTTTTTACAATCAGATTTTAACTTGTAAGAGTTAGCCATTTAGAAAAGTAAATTAGACCAATTCTCAAAAATAGCCTGATGCATAGACAATTATTTCCTATCAATAGAAATCTCTGCAAACTTGATAGAATTAGAAAAAATTCGGCATAATTGCTCTGAAATTTTATACTCTATCAAGTCTCTGATTACTTTTGAGAACTGGTATTA
This window of the Merismopedia glauca CCAP 1448/3 genome carries:
- a CDS encoding response regulator; translation: MIDRRILVVDDEERLRELVQACLEDLGGWDTLTAASGEDGLQILQTQSVNAILLDVSMPGMDGVAVYERLQANPITKSIPVILLTAKVLPSDRAKFAQMGVAGVISKPIEPTTLVAEVAEVLGWNQ
- a CDS encoding GAF domain-containing protein; this encodes MRVYREFLSKIRRKATQAQLLQQQRLILEITQRIRQSLNLPDILQTTVDEVRQFLHADRVIIFQFFDDWQGIVAVESCGSDWTAILSTKIHDPCFGETYIESFKQGLVTAKSNIQTAGISKCHLELLSSFQVKANLVVPILQDDKLWGLLIAHHCQAPRQWQEAEIDLLKQISAQVSIALKQAELFGQVQTELIERQQAEAMLRLLVQNAPAGIAMFDQDMRYLMASQRWVEEYHLDSVASVINQSHYEVFPEISERWRQIHQRCLAGAIEKSDEDLWLRADGSQQWISWEIRPWHTATGEIGGIIIFSLDITPQKQNEIALQRLNAELEQRVAVRTTELNNLNERLLVAFKEQARTQEALRASEESRQLALELTEIGTWDFHIPSGEAIWSNSKFTLLGLSPHEAEASYKLWRDCVHPDDVDWVEQQLQQAIATQTEYVVEYRVVYPDLSVHWVVSRARATYDESGQPLQMLGVLFDISDLKQAQISLQQQTRQKQLLWNITQKIRQSLDLNVVLNAAVEQVRQTLQVDRAAVYRFGPDWSGDFIVESIDGDWVKLVNPDVRKVWDDTHLQETQGGRFRNQETFVISDIYTAGLHSCHIDLLEQFQAKAYAVVPIFSGEILWGLLAIYQNATTRDWQTWEIELLQQIASQLAIALQQSQLYSQLEAELKERQQAAAVLREAERRWRSLLDNVQLLVVGLDQSGNVNYANPFFLSLTGYTESEVLGKNWVENWLSPADQSSVLVFYSELLSQNAAPYYQNSILTKAGEERFIAWNQTMLQDSNGNVIGTISIGEDITERQKVEQIKNEFIGVVSHELRTPLSAIQMSLGLLQTGIYANKPEKAQRMIEIALMDTKRLVNLVNDILDLERLESGRAVLDKTVCQAADLMRQAVEGMQAIAAQQSISLVIAPTDVTVWAAADTIVQTLTNLLSNAIKFSPPHSVIHLAAARQTDWVKFQVTDQGRGIPADKLETIFGRFQQVDASDSREKGGTGLGLPICRSIIESHGGKIWAESKLGEGSSFFFTLPFPAEVADDR
- a CDS encoding response regulator, which gives rise to MKILLVENDTLLGASLIKVLKVNHYAIDLAGDGQIGLDLATTVEYDSIVIDVQIPKLDGISLCRQLRSQGYRQPIVLLIGDDSDAVAIAGFDAGADDYICKPYVPEVLLARMRTLLRRSGAIAATISSQNSRATLTWGKLCLDLDSGRVTFGEQIIILTATEYKLLELLLRNPNRIFSRSAILDRLWGFDDAPTDRAINTHIKDLRKKLKAGGLSEEMIETVYGMGYRLKPAPQPPSQTEALSALARVSAEYRSALETQVTLLERAKTALLTGSLEPELRAAAKHEAHKLAGSLGLFGYPQGSKLARSIEHLLLSDRLFPPEDITRFSELVILLQQDIAKTPSTSLSSSTSASSSTHEVLAIDDDATLTERLKAEAEAWGFNLKIATNPAIARWRLAKSTPDVVLLDLSFPESEENGLTLLREISEQWADLPIIVFTSKDDLSDRLAASRLGARQFLHKSATIEQIFQAIRLVLPKPQPTAKILIVDDDPAMLALLSAMLTPWGLEIVTLSEPQHFWNVLVTTSPDLILLDLEMPQVSGLELCQVVRQDVKWGDVPILVVTAHTDTEALQQAFGVGADDFITKPVLEPELVTRILSRIERNRLQPRTENKSSTEENQ
- a CDS encoding response regulator, whose amino-acid sequence is MTTKTVLLINNDPNLREVMQACLSHIGGWQVYSIASPLEGLQRAIQEQPDAILFALSTTSISFLTFLKELRNQPKTQTIPVVLIAPGEKWLNFPLLQHYQVLGVIDDLSNPKKFSEQIAKLLDWKEEIFSNSD